Proteins from a single region of Xiphophorus maculatus strain JP 163 A chromosome 22, X_maculatus-5.0-male, whole genome shotgun sequence:
- the LOC111606557 gene encoding sperm flagellar protein 1-like isoform X1, translating into MKQTHYQTELIVLRSEMCMVLGMDRLLSEKEERDTLTWIDKIPFSRPKKNVSRDFSDGVMVAEIVKHYFPRIVDIHNYITSCKTQQKRNNWKLLNKKVFSKLDFYVSEDMVEKIVSSTPGVILQVLFSLKEKLEKKLTFSDVEIQQAEAEIVAQLEKMKITEPTVEPHQVIYFTEMSLSATRQVILEKELQIEELQDILRNLWVKMSKLEELIQLKDKRIEHLTSLSEMY; encoded by the exons atgaaacaaacacattacCAGACAGAGCTAATTGTTTTACGCTCAGAGATGTGTATGGTTCTGGGAATGGATCGTTTACTTAGTGAGAAGGAAGAGCGGGATACGCTTACCTGGATAGATAAAATACCTTTCTCCAGGCCAAAAAAAAACGTCAGCAGGGACTTCAGTGATGGAG TGATGGTTGCGGAGATTGTTAAGCATTATTTCCCAAGGATTGTTGACATTCACAACTATATTACTTCCTGCAAGACGCAGCAGAAACGCAACAACTGGAAACTTCTCAACAA GAAGGTGTTTTCCAAGCTGGACTTTTATGTCTCAGAGGACATGGTGGAGAAGATTGTTTCAAGCACTCCTGGTGTGATACTGCAAGTGCTGTTTTCCCTCAAGGAGAAGTTAGAGaagaaactgacattttcag ATGTAGAAATTCAACAGGCCGAGGCAGAAATTGTGGCTCAACTGGAAAAGATGAAGATTACAGAGCCAACAGT GGAACCGCATCAAGTGATATATTTCACAGAGATGAGCCTTTCAGCAACCCGGCAAGTCATACTGGAAAAAGAACTTCAGATTGAGGAACTTCAGGATATTCTGAGG AACCTCTGGGTGAAAATGAGCAAGTTGGAGGAGCTCATTCAATTGAAGGACAAGCGCATTGAACATCTGACAAGTCTTTCAGAGAtgtattaa
- the LOC111606557 gene encoding sperm flagellar protein 1-like isoform X2 has translation MVAEIVKHYFPRIVDIHNYITSCKTQQKRNNWKLLNKKVFSKLDFYVSEDMVEKIVSSTPGVILQVLFSLKEKLEKKLTFSDVEIQQAEAEIVAQLEKMKITEPTVEPHQVIYFTEMSLSATRQVILEKELQIEELQDILRNLWVKMSKLEELIQLKDKRIEHLTSLSEMY, from the exons ATGGTTGCGGAGATTGTTAAGCATTATTTCCCAAGGATTGTTGACATTCACAACTATATTACTTCCTGCAAGACGCAGCAGAAACGCAACAACTGGAAACTTCTCAACAA GAAGGTGTTTTCCAAGCTGGACTTTTATGTCTCAGAGGACATGGTGGAGAAGATTGTTTCAAGCACTCCTGGTGTGATACTGCAAGTGCTGTTTTCCCTCAAGGAGAAGTTAGAGaagaaactgacattttcag ATGTAGAAATTCAACAGGCCGAGGCAGAAATTGTGGCTCAACTGGAAAAGATGAAGATTACAGAGCCAACAGT GGAACCGCATCAAGTGATATATTTCACAGAGATGAGCCTTTCAGCAACCCGGCAAGTCATACTGGAAAAAGAACTTCAGATTGAGGAACTTCAGGATATTCTGAGG AACCTCTGGGTGAAAATGAGCAAGTTGGAGGAGCTCATTCAATTGAAGGACAAGCGCATTGAACATCTGACAAGTCTTTCAGAGAtgtattaa
- the LOC111606683 gene encoding erlin-1-like: MVGVVDIVRNYTADYDKTLIFNKIHHELNQFCSVHTLQEVYIELFDIIDENLKTALQKDLNAMAPGLTIQAVRVTKPKIPESIRRNFELMEAEKTRLLITAQTQKVVEKEAETERKKAIIEAQKVAQVAEIQYKQKVMEKETEKKISEIEGYALIISCFSSKSLQLKLTPEYLELMKYQAIAANSKIYFGQDIPNMFVEGTNGATKPVPSPILHNAEPELPKAK; encoded by the exons ATGGTTGGAG TGGTGGATATTGTTAGGAACTACACAGCCGATTATGACAAAACTCTAATTTTTAACAAGATTCACCATGAACTGAACCAGTTCTGCAGCGTGCACACTCTGCAGGAGGTCTACATTGAGTTGTTTG ATATTATAGATGAGAATCTGAAGACTGCATTACAGAAAGATCTTAATGCGATGGCACCTGGACTAACAATTcag GCAGTCCGTGTTACCAAGCCAAAGATCCCAGAATCTATCAGGAGAAACTTTGAACTCAT GGAGGCTGAAAAGACCCGCCTGTTAATAACAGCACAGACTCAGAAAGTGgtagaaaaagaagcagagacCGAAAGGAAGAAAGCCATTATTG AGGCTCAAAAGGTTGCTCAAGTAGCAGAGATCCAGTACAAGCAGAAAGTCATGGAGAAAGAGACGGAGAAGAAGATTTCTGAAATAGAAG GATATGCATTAATAAtaagctgtttttcttctaaatcttTGCAGCTGAAATTGACACCGGAATACCTGGAGCTCATGAAGTACCAGGCCATAGCGGCCAACAGTAAGATCTACTTTGGCCAGGACATTCCTAACATGTTTGTGGAGGGGACGAACGGCGCCACTAAACCCGTGCCCTCGCCTATTTTACACAACGCTGAACCAGAACTGCCTAAAGCCAAGTAA
- the LOC111606551 gene encoding sperm flagellar protein 1-like yields MCMVLGMDRLLSDKEERDTLTWIYKIPFSRSIKNISRDFSDGVMVAEIVEHYFPRIVDIHNYITSCNTQQKRNNWNLLNKRVFSKLDFYVSEDMVEKIVSSTPCVILPVLFFLKEKIENKLAQATRTQHYSRNQENLFSDVEIQQAEAGIMAQLAEMKITEPTQEPQQQMFFPEISRLTLRQVMLEKELLVQELQDNMKILQVKVNKLEELVQLKDKRIEHLTSLPEVYKTKLLLPG; encoded by the exons ATGTGTATGGTTCTGGGAATGGATCGTTTACTTAGCGATAAGGAAGAGCGGGATACGCTTACCTGGATATATAAAATACCTTTCTCCAGGTCCATAAAAAACATCAGCAGGGACTTCAGTGATGGAG TGATGGTTGCGGAGATTGTTGAGCATTATTTCCCAAGGATTGTTGACATTCACAACTATATTACTTCCTGCAATACGCAGCAGAAACGCAACAACTGGAACCTTCTCAACAA GAGGGTGTTTTCCAAGCTGGACTTTTATGTCTCAGAGGACATGGTGGAGAAGATTGTTTCAAGCACTCCTTGTGTGATACTGCCAGTGCTGTTTTTCCTCAAGGAGAAGATAGAGAATAAACTGGCGCAAGCAACAAGGACACAG CATTACTCTCGGAATCAGGAGAATCTGTTTTCAG atGTAGAAATTCAACAGGCCGAAGCAGGAATTATGGCTCAACTGGCAGAGATGAAGATTACAGAGCCAACACA GGAACCGCAGCAACAGATGTTTTTCCCAGAGATCAGCCGTTTAACTTTGCGGCAAGTCATGCTGGAAAAAGAACTTTTGGTCCAGGAACTTCAGGATAATATGAAG aTCCTTCAGGTGAAAGTGAACAAGTTGGAGGAGCTCGTTCAATTGAAGGACAAGCGCATTGAACATCTGACAAGTCTTCCAGAGGTGTACAAAACTAAACTATTGCTACCTGGTTAA